A stretch of Telopea speciosissima isolate NSW1024214 ecotype Mountain lineage chromosome 11, Tspe_v1, whole genome shotgun sequence DNA encodes these proteins:
- the LOC122645826 gene encoding dol-P-Glc:Glc(2)Man(9)GlcNAc(2)-PP-Dol alpha-1,2-glucosyltransferase, with product MWTIIAGSGSCKEMGRMAVAAMVSSWVIPIIIMVNRFVPEPYMDEIFHIPQAQQYCKGNFKSWDPMITTPPGLYYLSLAHVASLFPGMWCVQAASSVSDMCSTAVLRSMNGILAVICSILVYDILTHLRPGLDKRKATLYTVVIALYPVHWFFTFLYYTDVASVAAVLAMYLACLKKHYLISSMLGALAVFIRQTNVIWMLFVACTGAINFLLAPNRKDIQLNDAGLSIRKSIQLTDNRSVPGYLNLRKRKSSGAMNVASHSMSVMNTSSLTHSSGLFDEFSTIFFRLWHLKWEILLQFGPFLLVLLAFVTFVLWNGSIVLGAKEAHSISPHFAQIMYFSLVTALAMAPLHFTLGRAKVLCRTLWRMRPMSFIKGLVVLLAGFLAVHFFSIAHPYLLADNRHYTFYVWRKVMRAHWSMKYILVPFYAYSWLSICSNLGKVQKNIWILVFFCASAAVLIPAPLIEFRYFTIPFFFLILHSQIKDDKSWFLMGILYIVVNTFTMLMFLFRPFHWDHEPGIQRFIW from the exons ATGTGGACAATTATTGCAGGGAGTGGTAGTTGTAAAGAGATGGGTAGGATGGCTGTAGCAGCAATGGTGAGCTCGTGGGTTATTCCGATTATCATAATGGTCAATCGCTTTGTTCCGGAGCCATACATG GATGAGATCTTCCACATACCTCAGGCTCAACAATATTGTAAAGGCAATTTCAAAAGCTGGGATCCCATGATTACTACTCCCCCTGGCCT GTACTATCTTTCACTTGCCCATGTTGCTTCTTTGTTTCCAGGCATGTGGTGTGTGCAAGCAGCTTCATCAGTTTCTGATATGTGTTCAACTGCAGTGCTTCGTTCCATGAATGGTATCTTGGCAGTCATATGCAGCATCCTTGTCTATGATATTCTAACTCACTTGAGACCAGGCCTTGATAAAAGAAAGGCAACTTTATATACAGTTGTCATAGCATTGTATCCTGTCCACTGGTTCTTTACATTTCTGTATTATACAGATGTAGCTTCAGTAGCAGCAGTGCTTGCCATGTACCTGGCTTGTCTGAAGAAGCATTATCTAATCAGTTCAATG CTTGGAGCCTTGGCAGTATTCATTCGGCAAACAAATGTTATATGGATGCTTTTTGTTGCATGCACTGGGGCTATTAATTTTTTGCTAGCTCCTAATCGAAAAGATATACAATTGAATGATGCTGGTCTATCAATCAGGAAAAGTATTCAATTAACTGACAATAGAAGTGTTCCAGGATACTTGAACCTGAGAAAGCGAAAGAGTAGTGGTGCTATGAATGTTGCCAGCCATTCTATGTCCGtaatgaatacctcttcattgACTCATTCTTCAG GTCTGTTTGATGAATTTAGCACCATCTTTTTTAGATTGTGGCACTTGAAGTGGGAGATTTTGCTGCAGTTCGGTCCATTCTTGTTGGTATTGCTGGCCTTTGTCACTTTTGTCCTTTGGAATGGAAGTATAGTTCTTG GTGCAAAAGAAGCTCATTCTATCTCCCCACATTTTGCACAGATAATGTATTTTAGTCTGGTTACTGCTCTGGCCATGGCTCCATTGCATTTCACTCTAGGCCGAGCTAAAGTCTTATGCAGGACATTGTGGAGAATGAGGCCCATGAGTTTCATTAAAGGGCTTGTGGTTCTTTTGGCTGGGTTTCTTGCTGTACATTTTTTCAG CATAGCACACCCATATCTCCTTGCTGACAACCGGCATTACACTTTTTATGTCTGGCGGAAGGTTATGAGAGCTCATTGGTCAATGAAGTACATTCTGGttcctttttatgcttactcATGGCTTTCCATATGCAGTAACTTGG GAAAGGTTCAAAAGAATATCTGGATATTGGTATTTTTCTGCGCCTCTGCAGCAGTTCTCATCCCTGCTCCATTGATCGAGTTCAGATATTTTACCATACCATTCTTTTTTTTGATTCTTCATTCTCAGATTAAAGATGACAAAAGTTGGTTCCTTATGGGGATCCTTTACATAGTAGTCAATACCTTCACAATGCTGATGTTTTTGTTTCGGCCTTTCCATTGGGACCATGAACCTGGGATCCAGAGATTTATATGGTAG